Proteins from a genomic interval of Microaerobacter geothermalis:
- a CDS encoding LysE family translocator — protein sequence MEFSTIWLFVIAAATLLIIPGPAVFYIMARSIDQGKKAGLVSVLGVSLGGSVHVLAGAIGVSAILMTSATAFNIVKYLGAAYLIYLGCKTLFSTSKSTTSEIPKAPRQKLLKIFYESALVEVMNPKTALFFLAFFPQFISPSAGSVTVQFLLLGTIFIILALISDGLYAVLAASIRKWIKVSSKLQNRITGYLYIVLGVFSAFASPSKT from the coding sequence ATGGAGTTTTCAACTATTTGGCTATTTGTAATTGCTGCTGCTACATTGTTAATAATACCTGGACCAGCTGTGTTCTATATTATGGCAAGAAGTATAGATCAAGGGAAGAAAGCGGGACTGGTATCAGTTCTTGGTGTATCTCTTGGTGGTTCTGTTCACGTTTTAGCTGGAGCAATTGGAGTTTCTGCGATCCTTATGACATCAGCAACAGCCTTTAATATCGTTAAATACCTGGGTGCTGCTTATCTTATCTATCTGGGGTGTAAGACTTTATTTTCTACATCTAAAAGTACGACTTCAGAAATTCCAAAAGCCCCTCGCCAAAAATTATTAAAGATTTTTTACGAATCAGCGCTCGTAGAAGTAATGAATCCTAAGACAGCACTCTTTTTTTTAGCCTTCTTTCCGCAATTCATATCACCTTCTGCTGGTTCAGTCACAGTGCAATTTTTACTTTTAGGAACTATATTTATTATCCTAGCTCTTATTAGTGATGGTCTGTATGCAGTTCTTGCAGCAAGTATTAGAAAGTGGATTAAAGTGAGTTCAAAGTTACAGAATCGGATAACTGGTTATTTATATATTGTTCTAGGGGTATTCTCCGCCTTTGCGAGCCCCTCCAAGACATAA
- a CDS encoding FMN-binding negative transcriptional regulator, whose protein sequence is MYIPEHFTMEDVTVAYHVIQENSFATLFSIHKGMPFATHLPLLLNKEQTYLYGHFARPNPQWQDIQNQTVLAVFHGPHCYISPSWYETNQAVPTWNYVTVHVYGQVELIEDEHELMSSLNDMVLKYEAPDSSYRLQDVDAEFLSAMNKGVQGFKIKIDRIEGKAKLSQNHSKHRQELVIKQLEQILFPNEQQIASLMKANLKNKV, encoded by the coding sequence ATGTATATCCCAGAGCATTTTACGATGGAAGATGTTACTGTTGCCTACCATGTCATACAGGAGAACAGTTTTGCAACTTTGTTTTCCATTCATAAAGGAATGCCCTTCGCTACACATTTACCACTGTTGTTAAATAAGGAGCAAACCTATTTGTACGGTCATTTTGCCCGTCCAAACCCGCAGTGGCAGGATATTCAAAATCAGACAGTCTTAGCCGTTTTCCATGGTCCTCATTGTTATATCTCTCCCTCTTGGTATGAGACCAATCAAGCAGTGCCAACGTGGAATTATGTGACCGTTCATGTTTACGGACAAGTTGAGCTAATCGAGGATGAACACGAGCTAATGAGTTCCTTGAATGATATGGTATTGAAGTATGAAGCTCCTGACAGTTCTTACAGATTGCAGGATGTAGATGCTGAATTTCTCTCAGCTATGAACAAAGGGGTGCAAGGATTCAAAATTAAAATCGATAGGATTGAAGGGAAAGCAAAGCTAAGTCAAAACCATTCCAAACACAGACAAGAGCTCGTAATAAAACAGTTGGAACAGATTCTATTTCCAAACGAGCAACAAATTGCCTCCCTGATGAAAGCGAACCTTAAAAATAAAGTGTAA